The following proteins are encoded in a genomic region of Necator americanus strain Aroian chromosome II, whole genome shotgun sequence:
- a CDS encoding hypothetical protein (NECATOR_CHRII.G4579.T1), whose protein sequence is MTTKTIHQNSQFQKPSSLRWTWESPGGGYRNEIDHIIVNKRFCLTNVVVVPKFYTRSDYHLLQRRFSFTRRAEKAAKFRERNPRTIINWDIFATLAGFWEDSAMDNIDEEYDRLVEHLHDCSKKAESFKTTKRRLSLETLKLIRQRRAARAAENQELTPELARVCREAIKEDLKERRAEVLAEAAETGKSIRSPSRLRQSLHNDDCSPEPKGNSHCIEKGDGENHLRLLV, encoded by the coding sequence atgacgactaagaccatccatcagaactcgcaattccagaagccctcttctctacgctggacgtgggagtcacccggtggagggtaccgtaatgaaatagaccacatcatcgtcaataaaaggttctgcctgacgaaCGTCgttgttgtaccaaagttctatacgagATCGGACTATCACCTCCTTCAgcgaagattttccttcacaaggagagcagagaaagccgccaagttcagagagagaaatcccagaactatcatcaactgggatatTTTCGCTACGCttgccggcttttgggaagattccgcaatggacaacatcgacgaggaatatgaccggcttgttgaacaccttcacgactgctcgaagaaggctgagagttttaaaaccaccaagagacgcctgtctcttgaaactcttaagctgatacgccagcgtagagcagcacgagccgcagagaaccaagaactcacgcccgagctcgcaagggtttgcagagaggcgataaaggaagaccttaaagagagaagagcagaagtgctggctgaagctgcagagacggggaaaagcatccgcagcccgtcgagacttcgccagtcgctaCACAatgatgactgctctccggaacccaaagggaacagccattgcatcgagaagggggatggagaaaatcatctacgacttctagtctga
- a CDS encoding hypothetical protein (NECATOR_CHRII.G4580.T1), whose protein sequence is MFSRPKYDMLSKYQNMVRNRTVAGPDRIRPEHLANLPPVLINTLARLFTLYLSECKVPKQWKTRKTVLLYKKGDPHDIGNYRPDCLLSVIYTLFTRVILNRIEKVLDEGQPCEQVGFRKGFSTIDHIHTVSKPLWPLASNSGR, encoded by the coding sequence ATGTTCTCCCGTCCAAAATATGACATGCTGTCAAAATACCAAAATatggtaagaaatcgtacggtagccggtcccgacagaataagaccggAACACCTGgcgaaccttccgccagtactcatcaacacgctggcgaggctctttacactttacctgtcggaatgcaaggttcctaaacagtggaagaccaggaagaccgtgttgttgtataaaaagggagatccacatgacatcggcaactatcgcccagactgcttactgtccgtcatctacacgctctttacaagagtgatcctcaataggattgaaaaagtcttggatgaaggacagccgtGTGAGCAAgtagggtttcgaaaaggattcagcacgattgaccacattcacactgtttcgaaaccaTTATGGCCTTTAGCCTCGAATTCCGGACGATAA
- a CDS encoding hypothetical protein (NECATOR_CHRII.G4578.T1), which yields MTICTYNARTLASEAAIEDLMMQAKKIKYDVIGLIETRGRHPLNAVYESFDHLRRQATKKKISKLFSEDLEKF from the coding sequence atgacgatctgtacttataacgcacgtacgcttgcatcggaagcggccatcgaagatctgatgatgcaagccaagaagattaaatacgacgtcatcggactgattGAGACAAGaggacgtcaccctctcaacgccgtatatgaaagcTTTGACCATCTTCGTcgtcaagctacgaagaagaagatatcgaagcttttttctgaggacctagagaagttctag
- a CDS encoding hypothetical protein (NECATOR_CHRII.G4577.T1), which translates to MIANTVLLSVTLFTGGVDRFIRFYLISAAMAGLVAVVPIFIALLPAIFFQVHLIDPTNIILSTLDTVGYLALMFTTTVIATDRFVLFLLPMVHKFLSDTVWISPCFAILPWIITTLATIHMNIIGCYKRTDPYALTFTYACSECSYYDPILYTSGYVFPGIASFLYLIIYCRIVSTRLKFRSTMKQIPTVCHTNYKAQDVSLVLQFFLICALQLGTSALFYILPPLTGGTTISYQIPMVFSVMNTMVNPMVIFIFQKRIRHRCFTILKVLSQRVDVSRSRVKQLDVMMHHQ; encoded by the exons ATGATTGCAAATACAGTACTTTTGAGTGTTACACTATTCACTGGTGGAGTTGACAGATTCATTCGTTTCTATCTAATTAGCGCAGCAATGGCTGGATTGGTTGCTGTTGTTCCAATATTTATCGCATTATTACCTGCTATATTTTTCCAAGTTCACCTTATTGACCCAACCAACATTATCCTCTCCACTTTGGACACTGTAGGATATCTTGCCTTGATGTTCACTACAACCGTCATCGCTACTGATCGATTCGTGCTCTTTCTCCTACCGATG GTGCACAAATTCTTGAGCGATACCGTTTGGATCAGCCCATGTTTTGCTATACTACCATGGATTATAACAACTTTAGCCACAATTCATATGAATATTATCGGTTGCTACAAAAGAACAGATCCATATGCTTTGACTTTTACTTACGCGTGCAG CGAATGTTCTTATTACGATCCTATTTTATACACTTCTGGATACGTATTTCCTGGAATAGCTTCCTTTCTTTATTTGATCATATACTGCCGCATTGTGAGCACTCGATTGAAGTTTCGGTCCACCATGAAGCAAATTCCTACAGTGTGCCATACGAATTATAAGGCACAGGACGTTTCTCTG GTTTTGCAATTCTTCTTGATTTGTGCACTCCAGTTAGGAACCAGTGCACTCTTCTATATTTTACCACCCTTGACTGGGGGTACAACGATATCATATCAAATTCCTATGGTCTTCTCAGTAATGAACACCATGGTCAATCCAATGGTGATATTTATATTCCAGAAACGAATTCGACATAGATGTTTTACAATACTTAAAGTGCTTTCCCAACGTGTCGATGTTTCCAGAAGTAGAGTGAAACAATTAGATGTTATGATGCACcatcaataa
- a CDS encoding hypothetical protein (NECATOR_CHRII.G4578.T2) yields the protein MTGRCKRGGLESPPTNKLHISTTGERKFSQKLMGLEACNLPMSFKIFLHVTIIEKSPDSGGKPGTVAPGRTGLQESYRLPKRKRTRMTICTYNARTLASEAAIEDLMMQAKKIKYDVIGLIETRGRHPLNAVYESFDHLRRQATKKKISKLFSEDLEKF from the coding sequence atgactgggaggtgcaagagaggcggtttggagtcgcctccgacaaataagctccacatttCCACtacgggagaacggaagttctcccaaaaactcatgggactagaggcttgcaacctgcccatgagttttaaaatttttttgcatgtcacaataatagaaaagtctcctgattccggaggaaagcctggtacggtagcgccaggaaggacggggttgcaggagtcatataggctaccgaaacggaaaaggactaggatgacgatctgtacttataacgcacgtacgcttgcatcggaagcggccatcgaagatctgatgatgcaagccaagaagattaaatacgacgtcatcggactgattGAGACAAGaggacgtcaccctctcaacgccgtatatgaaagcTTTGACCATCTTCGTcgtcaagctacgaagaagaagatatcgaagcttttttctgaggacctagagaagttctag
- a CDS encoding hypothetical protein (NECATOR_CHRII.G4577.T2), whose protein sequence is MAGLVAVVPIFIALLPAIFFQVHLIDPTNIILSTLDTVGYLALMFTTTVIATDRFVLFLLPMVHKFLSDTVWISPCFAILPWIITTLATIHMNIIGCYKRTDPYALTFTYACSECSYYDPILYTSGYVFPGIASFLYLIIYCRIVSTRLKFRSTMKQIPTVCHTNYKAQDVSLVLQFFLICALQLGTSALFYILPPLTGGTTISYQIPMVFSVMNTMVNPMVIFIFQKRIRHRCFTILKVLSQRVDVSRSRVKQLDVMMHHQ, encoded by the exons ATGGCTGGATTGGTTGCTGTTGTTCCAATATTTATCGCATTATTACCTGCTATATTTTTCCAAGTTCACCTTATTGACCCAACCAACATTATCCTCTCCACTTTGGACACTGTAGGATATCTTGCCTTGATGTTCACTACAACCGTCATCGCTACTGATCGATTCGTGCTCTTTCTCCTACCGATG GTGCACAAATTCTTGAGCGATACCGTTTGGATCAGCCCATGTTTTGCTATACTACCATGGATTATAACAACTTTAGCCACAATTCATATGAATATTATCGGTTGCTACAAAAGAACAGATCCATATGCTTTGACTTTTACTTACGCGTGCAG CGAATGTTCTTATTACGATCCTATTTTATACACTTCTGGATACGTATTTCCTGGAATAGCTTCCTTTCTTTATTTGATCATATACTGCCGCATTGTGAGCACTCGATTGAAGTTTCGGTCCACCATGAAGCAAATTCCTACAGTGTGCCATACGAATTATAAGGCACAGGACGTTTCTCTG GTTTTGCAATTCTTCTTGATTTGTGCACTCCAGTTAGGAACCAGTGCACTCTTCTATATTTTACCACCCTTGACTGGGGGTACAACGATATCATATCAAATTCCTATGGTCTTCTCAGTAATGAACACCATGGTCAATCCAATGGTGATATTTATATTCCAGAAACGAATTCGACATAGATGTTTTACAATACTTAAAGTGCTTTCCCAACGTGTCGATGTTTCCAGAAGTAGAGTGAAACAATTAGATGTTATGATGCACcatcaataa
- a CDS encoding hypothetical protein (NECATOR_CHRII.G4581.T1), translating to MPLCFTFIDLKKAFDSVEAEAVVEALDNQGVPTQYIKALRELYSNFTTGISPFYKNIIIDVKRGIRQDDTISPKIFTAILENAMRKLEWDDMRVKVDGRQLHHLRFADDIVLVTPSISQAGRMLNEFDETCECIGLQLDLQKTMFMRNGTNISECTSYVYLDRELNMTPELCRRRRAARGATKSIEDVVKKIRNTRKQLGISQAGRKRGERH from the coding sequence atgccacTCTGTTTCACCttcatcgatttgaagaaggcctttgactcagttgaggcggaagcggtcgtggaagccttggacaaccaaggcgtccctacgcagtacataaaggcacttcgagagttgtacagtaacttcacgaccggaatttcgccattctacaaaaacatcatcattgacgtgaagagagggatCCGACAGgatgatacaatctcacccaaaatattcacagccatactcgagaacgcaatgcgaaagttggaatgggacgacatgagagtgaaggttgatggtcgacagctacaccatttgcgctttgctgatgacatcgtactggtaacacctagcattaGCCAAGCGGGACGAATGCTgaacgaattcgacgaaacatgtgaatgcatcggtcttcagctggatctccaaaagacgatgttcatgcgcaacggaacgaacatatccgaatgcaccagctacgtttatctggatcgggaattgaacatgacccccgagctgtgcaggaggagacgagcggctagGGGAGCGAcaaagagcatcgaggatgtagtgaagaagatcaGGAACACCCGAAAACagctgggcatttcgcaagcaggaagaaaacgcggtgagcgtcactga